GCCCTTTCTTCAGTAGCAATGTGCGACGGCAAGACGACGTTGTTACAGATCCCGATATCTCGGACGCGTGTTACGATTCCTGTAGTAAGTGATTATCCAGTTATTTGCTGTAGCTCACTGTTGGCCTTCGTGGCAATCTCTTATACTTACTTGGCATCGTCGCCCAGATAATGCCGCTTACGAAGCCCAAAAACACGGCAAAGATCCTGCTCTCTGCGACCAAGATTCGACCTTTGGTACTTTTTTGAATGAATGCACAGACTGCGTTAAAGAGACCACGAAATCTGGAAATGCGTCCGACGACTTAATCCCGGCTGGTTTCGACCAATTCATTGATTACTGCGCATCCCAGGGAAATGGCACAGATCAAATCGATGCAGTAGCGGTCAACACTTTGCTTGCATCCTATTCATCATTAGTGGCCAGCCAGTCTGCTCTTGAGGACGCGCTTTCGTCGAGAGGTTATAATCTTTCCACAACTACGGATACGCCTACGACCACGACACGGGAGACCAGACCCACGCTTACGGCCTCACAAACTGCCGTAAGCGGTACGGATGGATCGGATGCGGATTCCCCGAACACAAAAGTCATTGTTCCTGCTGTTGTCGTCCCTGTGGTCTGCCTTATAGCCGCCGCAGCCGTTATTTGGGCATTGATTCGTCGACGGCGGAGACGgcagatgctgcagaatAATGGAGATACAGATGGATTTGACGGCAAAGCACAGCTCCACGCTGACGAGTTCAGGCCTGAACTTGAGGCTGTCACTATAGCAAAAGAGAAATCAACTGATCCGGATGAGAACAGTGTGGTGGCGGAATTACCTGCGCGAGAGCCTGTTGGGAGTGAGATGGATGCTACGAACCAAACAGAAGAACGACGGGCATCAAGTTGAGTTTTACTAGATCGAGTgttgattctgattctgttATATACCCTGGGTGAATAATATACTGGCGTTCTGCATTGCGGTCGTGTCTCCTGACCTGTTATCAAATACCAATCTATATAACATGTACAAGAAACCCAAGAAAACCATCTCCCAGAACTATTTTCTGTATTTTCTCCTGTGCGCTTTCAGtcttttgatttcttctAGTCAGCAGATACCTGTACACCAACTCCATCAACAGGGTCGCCTCTGCAACTGCACTCGCCCCGTCACCAACATACTTCCAGGCTGCATTATTATCCGACGCCCCTATAAATTCATGTATACAATCAGTCACTTCAAATTGTCTAATCAACCCATGTCCCCGGCATCACTTCCAAACTCCTTTGGACTGATTCCCAAAATTCCCCGACAAATTCGTCCACCGGATTTGTTATAAAGATATGCCAGTCCTCTGGTTCGGGGCCGTATTCCAGACCCAAAACCCTTCCTAACATCGCATCATTCCTCTGAAGTTTGGTCCCACGACCAGTCCGAACAGGAAGATACAAAAAAATATCACCGAACTTGAACAAGGCCTGTTGGTTGGCCCCGTAGGCTTCTAAGTCAACGCCAGCGTGCTTCAACTCCGATAACCAAATCCAGAGAATGTCATCCAAGGGTTTGGGCCATCGTATAACATTTATAGAAAGTTCAGCAACAAACCTATATGAAAACCAATATAGAGAACCCAGCGCAACCTTACCCCAGCGTTCCAGTTGGGAGAGATTGGTTGATGCTGATACGGCCTCCGCTAACAGCAGACGCCATTCAGCAATATCATCAATCCGTTTCACTGCGTGGGAATATGCCATGCCTTGTGCTATTCTATGCAGAAGTGTCTCCCCGTCATCTGTCTCCATACAGAAGGCGGCAGGATCAATGCTATCACCGCCGCCCAAAGCAATTCGAATGGCCAGTGGCGTTGAATCCCCAACCCAGGGGCTCACAGCCATTGCTCGTTTCCAGCGTAGCTTCAGCGGCAGTTCTGAGTATCGTTCAAAGTGATGGCTCTGGATAAGGCTGAGGGCTTCAGCTGGCCCGTTAAATCCTATTTCAGCCACCCCATTAGGCCGTCGCCAAAAATTATCGAAAAACTCCTCTTCGGCATAGGCGATAAATAACTTGTATAAGTCGAGCATTAGGCCTTTCCTCCGTTCTGGTTTCCTCATAAGCGCCAAATCAATAAGTCTAATACAGGTACTAGGCAACTGTTGTCAGCATTATTTGCATGATTTCAGCAGTTGAATTAAGCGTACAAACCCCAAGTTACCTCTACAGCCTGGGTCAGCGCCGGCCTGCAAGAGAAAGCGACACATATCAAGGTTTTTACTGCCAGCAGCAATCTAAGGCAACGTTAGTACAGATGACTTAACACAACTGTGGAGCGCTGAGGGCCTACATGAAGCAGGAAATAGCCATGAGGATCACAGTCAAAAGGCGAGGCCAGACCAGCTGAAAAGAGTCTCTGGACCTCAGCGATCTCGCCCTTCGAACAATGCATCATGACTGGAGAGTCGCGTGGTATGACATTATTCACCTGGATATTAAATCCCCAGCTAGAAAATGCGCTCTTTGTGCTTATAGTCCACAGCTTATCGACCAGTATCAGCGGTGTGCGAATGCGGAATTCTCGCTTATTGTCGTCTTGAACACGCCCTGCTTTACGTGCCACCTGGTAGCTATTCGTGGTTACTTACTATCTAGTGATGGGCCGGGTTTGTGGCAGCACTTACTATGTCTTTTGTGGTTCATGCTGTGATTCTTCGCTGACAGTAAGAGCTTGCCCCTGTGTTAAGGCATCTTCTTTACTGAACTTCGCAGCTATTTCATACAGAGAAACACTCAAGGACGAAAAGTCAGTGTCACGTTTCCATTTCAGAGAAACAATCTAATAGGAAACTACCTGTGATGAGCCTGTTGAAGCAAAGAGAGGATAGATTTGA
Above is a window of Aspergillus puulaauensis MK2 DNA, chromosome 2, nearly complete sequence DNA encoding:
- a CDS encoding uncharacterized protein (COG:S;~EggNog:ENOG410PZYA;~TransMembrane:1 (o171-194i)), whose amino-acid sequence is MRPFFSSNVRRQDDVVTDPDISDACYDSCNNAAYEAQKHGKDPALCDQDSTFGTFLNECTDCVKETTKSGNASDDLIPAGFDQFIDYCASQGNGTDQIDAVAVNTLLASYSSLVASQSALEDALSSRGYNLSTTTDTPTTTTRETRPTLTASQTAVSGTDGSDADSPNTKVIVPAVVVPVVCLIAAAAVIWALIRRRRRRQMLQNNGDTDGFDGKAQLHADEFRPELEAVTIAKEKSTDPDENSVVAELPAREPVGSEMDATNQTEERRASS
- a CDS encoding uncharacterized protein (COG:S;~EggNog:ENOG410PVGZ;~InterPro:IPR002110,IPR020683,IPR036770;~PFAM:PF00023,PF13606;~go_function: GO:0005515 - protein binding [Evidence IEA]), with the translated sequence MAEAFGAAVSVLTLLEQTIQTISKLRALRLFIKTIPGELEDLIEEIEIVQAILIALKPEAPKILYLPSAERRLHAFQTSLELLILEISKHKGTVTGQRFGALKLVLKKDVLRMHRQNLENIKSILSLLQQAHHSVSLYEIAAKFSKEDALTQGQALTVSEESQHEPQKTYYQVARKAGRVQDDNKREFRIRTPLILVDKLWTISTKSAFSSWGFNIQVNNVIPRDSPVMMHCSKGEIAEVQRLFSAGLASPFDCDPHGYFLLHIAAGSKNLDMCRFLLQAGADPGCRGNLGTCIRLIDLALMRKPERRKGLMLDLYKLFIAYAEEEFFDNFWRRPNGVAEIGFNGPAEALSLIQSHHFERYSELPLKLRWKRAMAVSPWVGDSTPLAIRIALGGGDSIDPAAFCMETDDGETLLHRIAQGMAYSHAVKRIDDIAEWRLLLAEAVSASTNLSQLERWGKVALGSLYWFSYRFVAELSINVIRWPKPLDDILWIWLSELKHAGVDLEAYGANQQALFKFGDIFLYLPVRTGRGTKLQRNDAMLGRVLGLEYGPEPEDWHIFITNPVDEFVGEFWESVQRSLEVMPGTWVD